The nucleotide sequence GTCGGTCTCGGTGCGGTCGGCTTCATCGACGACTACATGAAGGTGCGTCAGCAGAAGTTCATGGGCCTGAGCGGCTGGCGCAAGGTCGCCGGACAGGTCGCCGTCACCGTGCCGTTCGGCATCGTCGCTCTGAGCTTCCCCAACCAGTTCGACCAGACGCCGGCGTCCCCGTACATCTCGGTGTTCCGTGACGTGCCGGCGCTGGGGTTCATGACCCTCGGGCTCATCGCCGGGTGGATCCTTTACCTCGCCTGGATCACCTTCATCGGCGTCGCGTTCTCCAACAGCACGAACGTGACCGACGGCCTCGACGGCATGGCCGCGGGTGCGGCGATCTTCGTCGTCGGCGCCTACAGCCTCATCGCGTTCTGGCAGTTCAATCAGGCGTGCTGGGGAGGCGACGCTCTCTCGGCGGCCGCGAAGGCCGCCTGCTATCCGACGCGCGACCCGTTCGATCTCGCGATCATCTCGGCGTCCTTCGTCGGTGCGCTGGTCGGGTTCCTGTGGTGGAACGCGCCCAAGGCCAAGGTCTTCATGGGCGACGTGGGCTCGATGGCCATCGGCGGCGTCATCGCAGCGATGGCGATCCTCACCCGCACCGAGCTGCTCGCGGTTCTGGTCGCCGGCGTCTTCATCATCGGGCCGGGCTCGGTGATCCTGCAGCGCCTCTACTTCAAGATCACGCGCGGCAAACGCCTCTTCCTCATGAGCCCGTTCCACCACCACCTCGAGCTGCGGGGCTGGTCGGAGGTCACGATCGTCGTGCGCATGTGGATCATCGCCGGCCTCCTGGCGGTGTCGGGCGTCGGATTCTTCTACGTCGAATGGCTCTCTCGCACATGACCTCGGAACGCCTGGGCACCCTCACCAGCTGGAACGCCGACTGGAAGGGCCTGCGGGTCGCCGTGCTCGGCCTGTCGGTCACCGGCTTCTCCGTCGCAGACACGCTCGCCGAGCTCGGCGCCGACGTCCTCGTCGTGACCGAGAAGGCCGACGAGGAGTACGCGCGCCTGCTGCCCGTCATCGGCGCAAGCCTGTGGACGGGATCGCTCGAGTCGGTGCCCGCCGAGCTCGTCGAGTTCGCGCCCGAGGTCGTCGTGGCGTCGCCGGGCTTCGCGCCGCGGCATCCGCTCATCTCCTGGGCGCGGGAGAAAGGCATCGCGCTGTGGGGAGACGTCGAGCTCGCGTGGCGCGTGCGCGACAAGGTGGTGCGTGCGGACGGCACGCCCGCCGAGTGGATCCTCATCACCGGCACCAACGGCAAGACCACGACCACGCGCCTCACGGCCACGATGCTCGTCGCGGGCGGCCTGCGCGCGGCGCCCGTCGGCAACATCGGCACCCCGGTTCTCGACGCGGTGCGCGACCCCTCGGGGTTCGACGCGCTCGTGGTCGAGCTGTCGAGCCACCAGCTCTGGTATCTCGGGCTGCAGGACTCGCCCGATCCCGTGTCGCCGCACGCCGCGGTGTGCCTGAACCTCGCCGACGACCACCTCGAGTGGCACGGGTCCTTCGAGGAGTACCGCGCGGCGAAGGCGCACGTGTACGACGACACGCGCGTCGCCTGCGTCTACAACAAGGCGGATGCGGCGACCCAGGCGATGGTCGAGGACGCCGAGGTCGTCGAGGGCGCCCGCGCCATCGGCTTCGACCTGGGCGTGCCGGGCCCGAGCGACCTGGGCGTCGTCGAGGGCATCGTCGTCGACCGGGCGTTCCTCGAGGACCGGCACAAGAGCGCGCTCGAGCTCACCACGGTCGAGGAGCTCGCCTCCCTCGGGCTCGCGGCGCCGCACATCGTCGCGAACATCCTGGCCGCATCGGCGCTCGCGCGATCGCTGGATGTCGCGCCCGCGGCGATCCGCGACGCGCTGCGCGGGTTCCGCCTCGACCCGCATCGCATCGAGGTCGTCGCGCGCCACGGCGGCGTCACGTGGGTCGACGACTCCAAGGCCACCAACCCGCACGCCGCGGCCTCGTCGCTCGCGGCCTACCCGGGGGCCGTGTGGGTCGTCGGGGGACTCCTCAAGGGCGTCGACATCGCCGAACTCGTCTCGGGCCGCGGCGCCGGGGCGAAGGCGGCGATCGTGATCGGCCTCGACCGTACGGCGGTCGTCGCCGCGTTCGAGCGACACGCGCCGGCGGTGCCCGTGTTCGAGGTGGACGCCGATGAGACTGAAGAGGTCATGGCGCAGGTCGTCGAACTGGCGGCAGGGGTGGCGCGTGACGGGGACGTGGTTCTGCTCGCTCCCGCTGCCGCATCCTTCGACCAGTTCGCGTCGTACGCGGACCGCGGCAGCAGATTCGCTGCGGCGGTGAGGGAACGGATCGGAACGGGGGAGCCGGGTGACCACGACAGAGCCCCCGCGGACCCGGCCGACGCGCCCCGCCACGACAGCGGCGACGACGAAGACCGAGGCTGACAAGCCGGCGCGTCGCGGCCTCGCCGCCCGCGTCTCGCTCGGGCGGGTGTTCGCGCCCGTGCCGAGCGAGTTCCTGCTGATTGCGTCGACGGCGCTGCTCCTGACCGTCTTCGGGCTGGTCATGGTGCTGTCGGCGACCTCCGCGACGGCGACCGCCGCCGGCGAGGCGCCCTGGGAGATGGTGCTCAAGCAGGTCGTCTTCGCCGTGATCGGCATCCCGCTGATGTTCATCGCGAGCCGCCTGCCGGTCGCCTTCTGGAAGAAGGTCGCGTGGCCCGCGCTGATCTTCGGCGTCGCCTTCCAGCTGCTGGTCTTCACGCCCCTCGGCCACGGCGCCGACGGCAACCGCAACTGGATCACGATCGCCGGCTTCCAGGCGCAGCCATCCGAGTTCCTGAAGCTCGGCCTCGCGCTCTGGGTTGCGTTCGTGCTGTTCCGCAAGCGGACCCTGCTCACCAAGTGGCAGCACGTGTTCATCCCGCTCGTGCCCGTGGCAGGCCTCGCGATCGCGACCGTGCTTGCCGGCGACGACCTCGGCACCGCGATGATCCTCGTGCTCATCGTGCTGGGGGCGCTGTTCTTCTCGGGTGTGAAGCTCCGTATCTTCGTGCTGCCCGCCATCGCGGCGGCGGGTGCGGTGGCATTCCTCGCCGTGACCAGCCCCGACCGCATGCGCCGGTTCATGAGCTTCCTGAACCCGAACTGCCTCGACGACTACTTCAACGACTGCTACCAGCCGCTGCACGGCATCTGGGGACTCGCGAGCGGCGGGATCCTCGGCCTCGGTCTCGGCAACTCGCGCGAGAAGTACGACTGGCTCCCCGCGGCGGCGAACGACTACATCTTCGCCATCGTGGGCGAAGAGCTCGGTCTCATCGGCTGCGCGGTCGTGCTGGCGCTGTTCGCCCTCTTCGCGGTCGGCGCATTCCACGTCATCCGCAAGACCGACGACCCGTTCGTCCGCATCGCGGCCGGCGGGATCACGGTATGGATCGTCGGCCAGGCGCTCATCAACATCGGCGTCGTGCTGCGGGTGTTCCCGGTGCTCGGCGTGCCCCTCCCCTTCATGTCGCAGGGCGGTACCTCGCTGCTCTCGGTGCTGCTGGCGTGCGGCGTGCTGCTCGCGTTCGCGCGATCGCTGCCGGCATCCGTCGCGCGCCGCGAGGCTGCGATAACGTCGGCCCGCGCTGCCCGCGAGCGCGCGAAGCTCCGCGCCGTCCGCTGACCCTGGGCTGCTGACGGGTTGGGGGCGCGGTCGCTCCCTTGGGGCGGAGTTTCTGCGCCCCGACGGAGGGTTTCGCGCCGGAAGCCTGGGCAAGCCAGCGTTTGGGGCGCGTCCCGTGCTTTCGGGGCGCACCCGGCGCGCCCCGAACGATCGCGGCGCGCCCCAAACCCGGGGTTTCGCGCCGGGTAGGCTCGGGGAGTGACGACGTACCTTCTCGCCGGCGGCGGCACCGCCGGCCACGTCAACCCGCTCCTGGCTGTCGCCGACGCGTTGCGTGCGCGCGACCCGGAGGCCGAGGTGCTCGTGCTCGGCACCCGTGAGGGGCTCGAGGCGCGGCTCGTACCCGAGCGCGGCTACGAACTCCTGTTCGTCGACAAGGTGCCGTTCCCGCGCCGCCCGAACAAGGCCGCAGCCGCGTTCCCGGCGCGCTTCCCGCGCGCGATCTCGCAGGTGCGGGCGCACATCGCGCAGCGCGGCGTCGACGTCGTCGTCGGGTTCGGCGGCTACGCGTCGGCCCCCGCCTACGTGGCGGCCCGGCGCGAGAACGTGCCATTCGTCGTGCACGAGGCGAACGCGCGCCCGGGCCTCGCGAACGTGCTGGGGGCCCGCAGAGCTTCC is from Microbacterium sp. LWH3-1.2 and encodes:
- the mraY gene encoding phospho-N-acetylmuramoyl-pentapeptide-transferase, which gives rise to MRSLLTAAAISLAFTLFLTPVFLRLFRKWGWGQVIRTPEDIRNPNHQTKRGTPTMGGTIFIVGTIVGYLVGCYVGNNPPTVSGLLVIWMMVGLGAVGFIDDYMKVRQQKFMGLSGWRKVAGQVAVTVPFGIVALSFPNQFDQTPASPYISVFRDVPALGFMTLGLIAGWILYLAWITFIGVAFSNSTNVTDGLDGMAAGAAIFVVGAYSLIAFWQFNQACWGGDALSAAAKAACYPTRDPFDLAIISASFVGALVGFLWWNAPKAKVFMGDVGSMAIGGVIAAMAILTRTELLAVLVAGVFIIGPGSVILQRLYFKITRGKRLFLMSPFHHHLELRGWSEVTIVVRMWIIAGLLAVSGVGFFYVEWLSRT
- the murD gene encoding UDP-N-acetylmuramoyl-L-alanine--D-glutamate ligase codes for the protein MTSERLGTLTSWNADWKGLRVAVLGLSVTGFSVADTLAELGADVLVVTEKADEEYARLLPVIGASLWTGSLESVPAELVEFAPEVVVASPGFAPRHPLISWAREKGIALWGDVELAWRVRDKVVRADGTPAEWILITGTNGKTTTTRLTATMLVAGGLRAAPVGNIGTPVLDAVRDPSGFDALVVELSSHQLWYLGLQDSPDPVSPHAAVCLNLADDHLEWHGSFEEYRAAKAHVYDDTRVACVYNKADAATQAMVEDAEVVEGARAIGFDLGVPGPSDLGVVEGIVVDRAFLEDRHKSALELTTVEELASLGLAAPHIVANILAASALARSLDVAPAAIRDALRGFRLDPHRIEVVARHGGVTWVDDSKATNPHAAASSLAAYPGAVWVVGGLLKGVDIAELVSGRGAGAKAAIVIGLDRTAVVAAFERHAPAVPVFEVDADETEEVMAQVVELAAGVARDGDVVLLAPAAASFDQFASYADRGSRFAAAVRERIGTGEPGDHDRAPADPADAPRHDSGDDEDRG
- the ftsW gene encoding putative lipid II flippase FtsW; the protein is MTTTEPPRTRPTRPATTAATTKTEADKPARRGLAARVSLGRVFAPVPSEFLLIASTALLLTVFGLVMVLSATSATATAAGEAPWEMVLKQVVFAVIGIPLMFIASRLPVAFWKKVAWPALIFGVAFQLLVFTPLGHGADGNRNWITIAGFQAQPSEFLKLGLALWVAFVLFRKRTLLTKWQHVFIPLVPVAGLAIATVLAGDDLGTAMILVLIVLGALFFSGVKLRIFVLPAIAAAGAVAFLAVTSPDRMRRFMSFLNPNCLDDYFNDCYQPLHGIWGLASGGILGLGLGNSREKYDWLPAAANDYIFAIVGEELGLIGCAVVLALFALFAVGAFHVIRKTDDPFVRIAAGGITVWIVGQALINIGVVLRVFPVLGVPLPFMSQGGTSLLSVLLACGVLLAFARSLPASVARREAAITSARAARERAKLRAVR